The following are encoded together in the Aciduricibacillus chroicocephali genome:
- the citZ gene encoding citrate synthase produces MTQTKGLAGVVAAHSAISSIIDDQLTYVGYKIDDLAENSTFEEVIYLLWHLKLPTEQELSALKKELADHAELPREVINHLRSYDLTKVRPMAALRTAVSFLGMLDPEADEISEEANLRKAIRMQARIASIVAAISRIRQGNEPVAPNKDLSFAANFLYMLNDKVPSDMEVEALDKALVLHADHELNASTFTARVCVATLSDIYSGVTAAISALKGPLHGGANEGVMKMLLEIGEEENALPYVKEKLANKEKVMGIGHRVYRSGDPRAKHLKKMSEELTKITGQPKFYNISVQIEDYIKQEKGLPANVDFYSASVYHSLGIETDLFTPIFAISRVSGWIAHILEQYSDNRLIRPRAEYTGPQHQQYVPLSERA; encoded by the coding sequence ATGACACAGACTAAAGGTCTGGCAGGCGTTGTAGCTGCACATTCGGCAATCAGCTCGATCATCGATGATCAGCTTACATACGTTGGCTATAAAATAGACGATCTGGCGGAAAATTCTACTTTTGAAGAAGTCATCTATCTGTTGTGGCACTTGAAGCTCCCGACAGAGCAAGAACTGTCCGCTTTGAAGAAAGAACTTGCAGACCATGCAGAACTTCCACGTGAGGTGATCAACCATCTTCGTTCTTATGATCTGACAAAAGTCCGACCGATGGCGGCACTTAGAACAGCCGTTTCATTCCTTGGTATGCTCGATCCGGAAGCAGATGAAATTAGCGAAGAAGCTAATTTGCGCAAGGCGATTCGTATGCAAGCCCGTATCGCTTCAATCGTAGCGGCTATTTCCCGTATCCGTCAGGGCAATGAACCGGTTGCGCCGAATAAGGATCTAAGCTTTGCAGCGAACTTCCTCTATATGTTGAATGATAAAGTACCGAGCGATATGGAAGTCGAGGCGCTTGATAAGGCACTTGTACTTCATGCTGATCATGAGTTGAACGCATCAACTTTCACAGCACGCGTATGTGTCGCTACACTATCGGATATTTATTCCGGTGTTACAGCAGCAATCAGTGCCCTTAAAGGCCCGCTTCATGGCGGTGCAAACGAAGGTGTTATGAAGATGCTTCTTGAGATTGGCGAAGAAGAAAATGCACTTCCTTACGTTAAGGAGAAGCTCGCCAATAAGGAAAAGGTAATGGGAATTGGACACCGTGTTTACCGCAGTGGAGATCCGCGTGCGAAGCATTTGAAGAAGATGTCCGAAGAATTGACGAAGATTACTGGACAGCCGAAGTTTTACAATATTTCTGTTCAAATAGAAGATTACATTAAGCAGGAAAAAGGACTGCCTGCGAATGTTGACTTCTACTCAGCTTCTGTCTACCATAGCCTCGGCATTGAGACAGATCTGTTCACGCCAATCTTTGCAATTAGTCGTGTATCTGGCTGGATTGCCCATATTCTTGAGCAATACAGTGACAACCGTCTGATCCGTCCGCGCGCTGAATACACAGGCCCGCAGCATCAGCAATACGTACCACTTTCGGAACGAGCGTAA